One stretch of Nocardia mangyaensis DNA includes these proteins:
- the trpS gene encoding tryptophan--tRNA ligase yields MSSPAPAATAERKQRVLSGIQPTSDSFHLGNYLGALQYWVRMQDEYDALYFIPDMHAITVSQDPKALRARTKAAAAQLLALGIDPAKSTLFVQSQVPEHAELAWVLSCITGFGEAGRMTQFKDKSVKQGAENATVGLFTYPVLMAADILLYRPHQVPVGEDQRQHLELTRNLAQRFNTRFKKTFVVPEPHIVKGTAKIYDLQDPTAKMSKSASSDAGLINLLDDPKITAKKVRSAVTDTEREIRYDPEHKAGVSNLLVILSSLTATPIVTLEENFAGKGYGDLKAEVADALVEFVTPVQKQVQEYLSDPAELDRILAAGSERAREIAGNTLAQVYDRVGFLAR; encoded by the coding sequence ATGTCCAGTCCTGCCCCGGCCGCGACGGCCGAACGTAAGCAGCGGGTGCTGTCGGGCATCCAGCCCACCAGCGACTCCTTCCACCTCGGCAACTATCTGGGTGCGCTGCAGTACTGGGTGAGGATGCAGGACGAGTACGACGCGCTGTATTTCATTCCCGACATGCACGCGATCACCGTCAGCCAGGACCCCAAGGCGCTGCGCGCGCGCACCAAGGCCGCCGCCGCCCAGCTGCTCGCGCTCGGCATCGACCCGGCCAAGTCCACGCTGTTCGTGCAGAGCCAGGTGCCCGAGCACGCCGAACTGGCCTGGGTCCTGAGCTGCATCACCGGTTTCGGTGAGGCCGGCCGGATGACCCAGTTCAAGGACAAGTCCGTCAAGCAGGGCGCCGAGAACGCGACCGTCGGCCTGTTCACCTACCCGGTGCTGATGGCCGCCGACATCCTGCTCTACCGCCCACACCAGGTACCGGTCGGCGAGGACCAGCGCCAGCATCTCGAGCTGACCCGAAACCTGGCCCAGCGCTTCAACACCCGGTTCAAGAAGACCTTCGTGGTGCCCGAGCCGCACATTGTCAAGGGCACCGCCAAGATCTACGACCTGCAGGACCCGACCGCGAAGATGAGCAAGTCCGCCTCGAGCGACGCGGGCCTGATCAACCTGCTCGACGACCCGAAGATCACCGCGAAGAAGGTGCGCTCGGCGGTCACCGACACCGAGCGCGAGATCCGCTACGACCCCGAGCACAAGGCAGGCGTCAGCAACCTGCTGGTGATCCTGAGTTCGCTCACCGCGACCCCCATCGTCACGTTGGAGGAGAATTTCGCGGGCAAGGGTTACGGTGATCTCAAGGCCGAGGTGGCCGACGCGCTGGTCGAATTCGTGACCCCCGTGCAGAAGCAGGTCCAGGAATACCTCTCGGATCCCGCCGAGCTGGACCGGATTCTGGCCGCAGGGTCCGAGCGAGCACGCGAGATCGCCGGCAACACACTGGCTCAGGTGTACGACCGGGTGGGCTTCCTGGCTCGCTGA